The proteins below are encoded in one region of Nitrosomonas ureae:
- the guaA gene encoding glutamine-hydrolyzing GMP synthase yields MHQKILILDFGSQYTQLIARRVRETNVYCELHPYDVDAKFIKAFAPKGIILSGGPASVFEDETPRAPQIVFELGVPVLGICYGMQTMAAQLGGSVESAPVREFGYAEIQTTQHGLLFQDIKDRVSVDGSNILDAWMSHGDAVITLPKGFEVIAYNAVTPIAAMADDKRRFYGIQFHPEVTHTPQGKTMIDRFVHDICGLGRDWNMPDYVEEAIGRIRTAVGSDQVILGLSGGVDSSVAAALIHRAIGDQLTCVFVDNGLLRVNEARQVRETFAGNLAVKVIHVDASRDFYRSLTGISDPEAKRKIIGREFVEVFQRESAKINDAKWLAQGTIYPDVIESAGGKTKKAHTIKSHHNVGGLPETLHLKLLEPLRELFKDEVRELGLVLGLPRDMVFRHPFPGPGLGVRILGEVKYEYAELLRQADQIFIEELQHSGWYEKTSQAFAVFLPVKSVGVMGDGRTYEYVIALRAVQTQDFMTANWAELPYSLLSKVSNRIINEIRGINRVVYDISGKPPATIEWE; encoded by the coding sequence ATGCATCAAAAAATCCTGATTCTCGACTTTGGTTCCCAATATACACAACTGATCGCTCGTCGTGTCCGCGAAACGAATGTGTATTGCGAATTGCATCCCTATGATGTCGATGCGAAATTTATCAAGGCTTTTGCCCCCAAAGGCATCATTCTTTCGGGTGGGCCCGCTTCGGTTTTCGAAGACGAAACGCCGCGTGCGCCCCAAATTGTATTTGAACTGGGGGTGCCGGTGCTGGGCATCTGTTATGGTATGCAAACCATGGCGGCACAGTTGGGCGGTTCGGTGGAGAGTGCCCCGGTGCGCGAATTCGGTTATGCGGAAATACAGACAACGCAGCATGGCCTATTGTTTCAGGATATTAAAGATCGAGTCAGCGTGGACGGAAGCAATATTTTGGATGCTTGGATGAGCCATGGCGATGCTGTGATTACGTTACCGAAAGGGTTTGAGGTCATAGCATATAACGCTGTTACGCCTATTGCCGCCATGGCGGACGATAAGCGTCGCTTCTACGGCATTCAATTTCATCCCGAAGTTACGCATACGCCGCAAGGCAAAACGATGATTGACCGGTTTGTGCATGACATTTGCGGCCTGGGGCGCGACTGGAACATGCCGGACTATGTCGAGGAAGCGATTGGCAGAATCCGTACTGCGGTTGGCAGTGACCAGGTTATTCTGGGATTGTCCGGCGGTGTCGATTCATCGGTGGCAGCGGCGCTAATTCATCGTGCCATTGGCGATCAATTGACTTGTGTATTTGTCGACAATGGCTTGTTGCGTGTTAATGAAGCCCGGCAGGTGAGAGAAACCTTTGCCGGTAATCTGGCGGTTAAAGTAATTCACGTCGATGCCAGCCGTGATTTCTATCGCAGTCTTACCGGTATCAGCGATCCGGAAGCCAAACGCAAGATTATCGGACGCGAATTTGTCGAGGTATTTCAGCGTGAATCGGCAAAAATCAATGATGCCAAGTGGCTGGCACAAGGCACGATTTATCCCGATGTGATCGAATCAGCCGGTGGCAAAACCAAGAAAGCGCATACGATCAAATCACATCACAATGTCGGAGGATTGCCGGAGACATTGCATCTGAAACTGCTCGAGCCGTTGCGGGAATTATTTAAGGATGAAGTGCGCGAACTCGGATTGGTACTGGGTTTGCCGCGTGATATGGTATTTCGCCATCCATTCCCAGGGCCTGGGTTGGGCGTGCGCATTTTGGGCGAAGTCAAATACGAGTATGCTGAACTGCTCAGACAAGCCGATCAGATCTTTATTGAAGAATTGCAACATTCTGGCTGGTACGAGAAAACCTCGCAAGCTTTTGCAGTTTTTCTGCCGGTTAAATCCGTCGGTGTGATGGGGGACGGACGCACTTACGAATACGTGATCGCACTGCGAGCTGTGCAAACTCAGGATTTTATGACCGCCAACTGGGCGGAATTGCCGTATTCGTTACTCAGCAAGGTTTCCAATCGTATTATCAATGAAATTCGCGGCATTAATCGTGTCGTTTACGACATCTCCGGTAAACCACCGGCAACGATTGAATGGGAATAA